One part of the Niveispirillum cyanobacteriorum genome encodes these proteins:
- a CDS encoding DUF499 domain-containing protein: protein MAKSTRQYVFEGMELLPSALIPFVEKRLETSLKGHWQVQVLEKLPSLRPNSNGEVGWDQAALFNAMDRFWSEAFKAVLGRAERSLVNELGDVRNKLSHNETFTYDDAERALDSMRRLMEAISAGETAEQLGKMRDTILRTKFTELQRNEERRKTQRLEISVETVAGLLPWREVVEPHQDVATGEFQQAEFAADLAKVHSGSAPPEYRDPRQFFSRTYLTEGLSALLIGAAKRLSGTGGDPVVELQTNFGGGKTHSMLALYHMAGPTPVQDLSGLDQLLEKQGLSVPKAINRAVLVGTSRGPQDVLHGEGDRKIRTTWGELAWQLGGADAYAMVAENDASGIAPGSNLLEALFKKYAPCLILIDEWVAYLRQIYKVEGLPSGSFDANLSFVQSLTEAVKASPGTLLVASLPASQIEVGGEGGQEALARLKQTFSRVESSWRPASQEESYEIVRRRLFKDIPGDKFHHRDNTLKQFAKLYRENANDFPQGCADEDYRRKLEKAYPIHPELFDQLYTSWGSLEKFQRTRGVLRLMAQAIHELWMNADPSVMIMPGSVAVSSPRVEPELLHYLDVSWQSIIAGDVDGTASTPYKVDQSAPNLNRYSATRRVARAIFMGTAPTHQQQNTGLDDKQINLGVVQPGERPAIFGDALRRLTNQAKFMHADLGRYWYSMSASLNRIAADKAAQIEAALVDVTIDAELGKYVNGLADRGHFDAVQVAPASSAEVPDEAGGVRAVVLGVKYPHNGRDGSDALVEAKDILTQRGSTPRVYRNMLVFIAAESRQLDHLKDAVRASLAWGEIVRDTERLNLTQSDSALAKTKLAEANETMKTRLKEAWCYLHYPAQESAQADWEWVSGKIPAQDGLLARASKKLVAEEGLLVELGPSRLDRDLQKYIWNDKPRLSLKDLREYLNRYIYLPRLKGQDVLVKAVQAAISGMLPGPFAYAERWDEKTGTYLGLAIERAGNAPVVIDSDSVIIKPNEAEAHRPAPVQPGPGDAPGSPDGGTPTPGGHDVGGGPATPPTEKNPTRFTGAVMISPERPARDIHQIVEAIVEQLTTLPGSRVKLKLEIEADVPGGLDRAKVRTLVENANTLGFIEKSVE, encoded by the coding sequence GTGGCAAAAAGCACCCGCCAATATGTGTTTGAAGGGATGGAGCTGCTGCCTTCGGCGCTGATCCCATTCGTCGAAAAGCGGCTTGAAACCTCGCTCAAGGGGCACTGGCAGGTCCAGGTTCTGGAGAAGCTGCCGAGCCTGCGTCCCAACAGCAACGGCGAGGTCGGCTGGGATCAGGCTGCGCTGTTCAACGCGATGGATCGCTTCTGGAGCGAGGCGTTCAAGGCGGTTCTCGGCCGCGCCGAACGCTCGCTGGTCAATGAACTGGGCGACGTCCGCAACAAGCTCTCGCACAACGAGACCTTCACCTACGACGACGCCGAGCGCGCGCTCGATTCCATGCGTCGCCTGATGGAGGCGATCAGCGCCGGCGAGACGGCCGAGCAGCTCGGCAAGATGCGCGACACCATCCTGCGCACGAAGTTCACCGAGCTTCAGCGCAATGAGGAGCGGCGGAAAACCCAGCGCCTCGAAATCTCGGTCGAGACGGTGGCGGGGCTTTTGCCTTGGCGGGAGGTGGTCGAGCCGCACCAGGATGTCGCCACCGGCGAGTTCCAGCAGGCCGAGTTCGCGGCCGACCTCGCCAAGGTGCATTCGGGCAGCGCGCCACCGGAATACCGCGACCCGCGCCAGTTCTTCAGCCGCACCTATCTGACGGAAGGCTTGAGCGCGCTGCTGATCGGAGCTGCGAAGCGGCTGTCCGGCACCGGCGGCGATCCGGTCGTCGAACTGCAAACCAACTTCGGCGGCGGCAAGACACACTCGATGCTGGCGCTCTATCACATGGCGGGGCCGACGCCGGTGCAGGACCTCTCTGGCCTGGACCAGTTGCTCGAAAAGCAGGGGCTCAGCGTGCCGAAGGCCATCAACCGCGCCGTGCTCGTAGGCACATCGCGGGGGCCGCAGGACGTGCTCCACGGCGAGGGCGACCGGAAAATCCGCACGACCTGGGGTGAACTCGCCTGGCAGCTCGGCGGCGCCGACGCCTACGCGATGGTGGCGGAGAATGACGCCAGCGGCATCGCGCCAGGCTCGAACCTGCTTGAGGCGCTTTTCAAGAAGTATGCGCCGTGCCTGATCCTGATCGACGAATGGGTCGCCTATCTGCGGCAAATCTACAAGGTCGAGGGGCTGCCGTCCGGGTCGTTCGATGCGAACCTGTCCTTCGTCCAGTCGCTGACCGAGGCGGTCAAGGCCAGCCCCGGCACGCTGCTGGTCGCTTCCTTGCCGGCCTCGCAGATCGAGGTGGGTGGTGAAGGCGGGCAGGAAGCGCTGGCGCGCCTCAAGCAGACCTTCAGCCGGGTGGAATCCTCGTGGCGGCCGGCGAGCCAGGAAGAGAGCTATGAGATCGTCCGGCGGCGGCTCTTCAAGGACATTCCCGGCGACAAGTTCCATCACCGTGACAACACGCTAAAACAGTTCGCCAAGCTCTATCGGGAGAACGCCAACGATTTCCCGCAGGGCTGCGCGGACGAGGACTATCGGCGCAAGCTGGAGAAGGCTTATCCGATCCATCCCGAGCTGTTCGACCAGCTCTATACGAGCTGGGGCTCGCTCGAAAAGTTCCAGCGCACGCGCGGCGTGCTGCGCCTGATGGCGCAGGCCATTCACGAGCTTTGGATGAACGCCGATCCGTCGGTGATGATTATGCCCGGCAGCGTGGCGGTGAGTTCTCCGCGCGTGGAGCCGGAACTGCTCCACTATCTCGACGTGAGCTGGCAATCGATCATCGCCGGCGACGTCGATGGCACGGCGTCCACCCCGTATAAGGTCGATCAGTCGGCGCCCAACCTGAACCGCTATTCGGCGACCCGTCGTGTCGCGCGCGCGATCTTCATGGGCACGGCGCCGACGCATCAGCAGCAGAACACCGGCCTCGACGACAAGCAGATCAATCTCGGCGTCGTGCAGCCCGGCGAGCGTCCGGCGATCTTCGGGGACGCGCTGCGGCGGCTCACCAACCAGGCCAAGTTCATGCACGCCGATCTTGGCCGTTACTGGTATTCGATGTCCGCGAGCCTCAACCGCATCGCGGCGGACAAGGCGGCGCAGATCGAGGCGGCGCTCGTCGACGTGACGATTGACGCGGAACTCGGCAAATATGTGAACGGCCTCGCCGATCGCGGGCATTTCGACGCCGTGCAGGTCGCGCCGGCCTCGTCGGCCGAAGTCCCCGATGAAGCAGGCGGAGTGCGCGCCGTCGTGCTGGGCGTCAAATATCCGCACAATGGGCGCGACGGCTCAGACGCGCTCGTCGAGGCGAAGGACATTCTCACGCAGCGCGGCAGCACGCCGCGCGTCTATCGCAACATGCTGGTGTTCATCGCCGCGGAGAGCCGTCAGCTCGATCATCTGAAGGATGCCGTGCGCGCCTCCCTTGCCTGGGGCGAGATTGTCCGCGACACGGAGCGGCTGAACCTCACCCAGAGCGACAGCGCGCTCGCCAAGACGAAACTGGCCGAAGCCAACGAGACGATGAAGACGCGCCTGAAAGAGGCGTGGTGTTATCTGCACTATCCGGCTCAGGAGAGCGCCCAAGCGGATTGGGAGTGGGTGTCCGGCAAGATTCCGGCGCAGGACGGGTTGCTGGCCCGCGCGAGCAAGAAGCTGGTGGCTGAAGAGGGCCTGCTCGTCGAGCTGGGGCCGTCGCGTCTCGATCGTGATCTCCAGAAATACATCTGGAACGACAAGCCGCGGTTGTCGCTCAAGGATCTGCGGGAATATCTCAATCGCTACATCTACCTGCCGCGTCTGAAAGGTCAGGATGTCCTGGTGAAGGCCGTGCAGGCGGCGATCAGCGGCATGCTGCCCGGTCCCTTCGCCTATGCCGAGCGGTGGGACGAAAAGACGGGCACCTATCTGGGACTCGCGATCGAACGTGCGGGCAACGCGCCCGTGGTCATCGACAGCGACAGCGTCATCATCAAACCGAATGAGGCCGAGGCGCACCGTCCGGCGCCGGTGCAACCTGGCCCTGGGGACGCACCTGGAAGCCCTGATGGCGGCACGCCGACGCCCGGCGGACACGATGTAGGCGGTGGGCCGGCGACACCGCCGACGGAGAAGAATCCGACGCGCTTCACCGGCGCCGTGATGATCTCACCGGAGCGGCCGGCGCGGGATATTCATCAGATTGTCGAGGCGATCGTCGAGCAGCTCACCACGCTTCCGGGCAGTCGCGTGAAGTTGAAGCTCGAGATCGAGGCCGATGTGCCTGGCGGTCTGGATCGCGCCAAGGTGAGAACTCTGGTGGAGAACGCCAATACCCTCGGGTTCATAGAGAAGTCTGTCGAGTGA
- a CDS encoding LysR family transcriptional regulator — MLRLRHIQYFVTASEQGSFRKAAALLNIQESAVSRRIRDLEDRLGASLFHRHPGGVSLTVAGQRFLRRVRVALQQIELGFNDVAAIGRSEDGIIKVGIFSSLASGFLFELMKTLDDEHPRVAVELIEGNPSVHVAAVRQLQLDVAFITGTSEWPDCEREQLWSERVFAVLPTEHGLATKQTLHWDDLAGENFIVSNAAPGPEIYDYLIQRLAGLGHHPNIHPHSVGRDVLLSMVAIGRGLTLTSEATTGAQIPGIVYRPIMGEVLPFSAIWSRRNDNPACRRFLSLARILSQTDRRAVRQADAVMNPPASPSQSLDLSP, encoded by the coding sequence ATGCTCAGGTTGCGTCATATCCAATACTTTGTCACGGCTTCCGAGCAGGGGAGTTTTCGCAAGGCGGCCGCCCTTCTGAACATCCAGGAGTCCGCCGTGAGCCGGCGCATCCGGGATCTTGAGGATCGGCTTGGCGCTTCCCTGTTCCACCGCCATCCCGGCGGGGTTTCGCTTACGGTGGCAGGGCAGCGTTTCCTTCGCCGCGTCCGCGTCGCCCTTCAGCAGATTGAGCTTGGCTTCAACGACGTCGCCGCGATCGGCCGATCCGAGGACGGAATCATCAAGGTTGGAATCTTCTCATCGCTGGCGTCGGGCTTTCTGTTCGAGTTGATGAAGACGCTCGACGACGAGCACCCGCGGGTGGCGGTCGAGCTGATCGAGGGCAATCCGTCGGTCCATGTGGCGGCGGTCCGCCAGCTCCAACTCGATGTGGCGTTCATCACGGGCACGTCCGAATGGCCCGATTGCGAGAGAGAACAGCTTTGGTCGGAGAGGGTGTTCGCCGTCCTGCCCACGGAACACGGCCTGGCGACGAAGCAGACCCTGCATTGGGACGATCTCGCCGGCGAAAACTTCATCGTCAGCAATGCGGCGCCAGGGCCGGAGATCTATGACTATCTGATCCAGCGACTGGCCGGTCTCGGCCACCATCCGAATATCCACCCGCACTCTGTCGGCCGGGATGTCCTGCTGTCGATGGTAGCCATCGGGCGCGGGCTGACGCTGACCAGCGAGGCGACCACAGGGGCTCAGATTCCCGGTATCGTCTATCGCCCGATCATGGGCGAGGTCTTGCCGTTCAGCGCGATCTGGTCGCGCCGGAACGACAATCCGGCCTGCCGCAGGTTTCTGAGCCTCGCCCGGATACTGTCGCAAACCGATCGGCGGGCCGTCAGGCAGGCGGACGCGGTGATGAACCCGCCTGCTTCGCCTTCGCAAAGCCTCGATCTGTCGCCATGA
- a CDS encoding DUF2274 domain-containing protein, producing MAKLKLGPIADDKPVKITLELPASLHRDLTTYAEILGREAGQPATDPVRLIVPMLERFMATDRGFAKAKQAGSSPRPPA from the coding sequence ATGGCGAAGCTGAAACTCGGCCCGATCGCCGACGACAAGCCGGTCAAGATCACGCTGGAACTGCCCGCCAGTCTTCACCGCGATCTCACAACCTACGCGGAGATTCTCGGCCGCGAGGCGGGACAGCCGGCCACCGATCCGGTGCGCCTGATCGTTCCCATGCTGGAGCGGTTCATGGCGACAGATCGAGGCTTTGCGAAGGCGAAGCAGGCGGGTTCATCACCGCGTCCGCCTGCCTGA
- a CDS encoding TrbI/VirB10 family protein, producing the protein MSDERNPEREESRTPDAAPQPDAADETDDRPLTGEPVAPMRLRPEPPRVTRLSRKVLAGLGLVASLGVGGALLYALQTRNAGNQGQELYSTDNRSTPDGLNGLPKDYSGVPRLGPPLPGDLGRPILNAQNGGQPVPAPGMTTPAPPGPSPEEQRRAQELEAARTARLFSSTETRPASSATTAPAAAPATDLASLGLAPQPATPSAQDRQLAFLNQPPDKRTVSPDRVAAPASANVLQAGAVISAALITGTRSDLPGQITAQVTENIYDSPTGRILLIPQGTRVIGQYDSGVGFGQRRILLVWNRLIFPNGRSIVLERQPGADAEGYAGLEDGVDYHWGELFKAAALSTLLSVGAEAGSSGQESDIVRALRNGASDSISQTGQQIVQRQLNIAPTLTIRPGFPVRVIVTRDLVLEPYGG; encoded by the coding sequence GTGAGCGATGAACGCAATCCCGAAAGGGAAGAGAGCCGGACGCCCGATGCGGCGCCGCAGCCGGACGCGGCCGACGAGACCGACGACCGGCCGCTCACCGGCGAGCCGGTCGCGCCGATGCGGCTGCGGCCCGAGCCTCCGCGCGTCACCCGCTTGTCGCGCAAAGTGCTGGCCGGGCTCGGACTCGTCGCCAGCCTCGGTGTAGGCGGGGCGCTGCTCTATGCGCTCCAGACCCGCAACGCCGGCAATCAGGGACAGGAACTCTATTCCACCGACAACCGCAGCACACCGGATGGACTGAACGGTCTGCCGAAGGACTATAGCGGCGTTCCCAGACTCGGCCCGCCGCTGCCCGGCGATCTCGGCCGCCCGATCCTCAACGCGCAGAATGGCGGCCAACCGGTTCCCGCACCAGGCATGACCACGCCAGCGCCCCCCGGGCCGAGCCCGGAGGAACAGCGCCGCGCGCAGGAGCTGGAAGCGGCGCGCACCGCGCGTCTGTTCTCATCGACGGAGACACGGCCCGCCAGCTCCGCAACAACCGCGCCTGCGGCCGCGCCCGCGACCGACCTCGCCAGCCTCGGCCTCGCGCCGCAGCCGGCCACGCCCTCGGCGCAGGATCGCCAGCTCGCTTTCCTCAACCAGCCGCCCGACAAACGCACGGTCTCACCCGATCGGGTCGCCGCACCCGCATCGGCCAATGTGCTTCAGGCCGGCGCGGTGATTTCCGCCGCGCTCATCACCGGCACCCGCTCCGACCTTCCCGGCCAGATCACCGCGCAGGTGACGGAGAACATCTACGACAGCCCCACCGGGCGCATCCTGCTGATCCCGCAGGGCACGCGCGTCATCGGTCAGTATGACAGCGGCGTCGGTTTCGGCCAGCGCCGCATCCTGCTGGTCTGGAACCGGCTGATCTTCCCGAACGGCCGCTCCATCGTCCTCGAACGCCAGCCGGGCGCTGACGCCGAAGGCTATGCCGGGCTGGAGGATGGCGTCGACTATCACTGGGGCGAGCTGTTCAAGGCCGCGGCGCTCTCGACCCTCCTCAGCGTCGGGGCCGAAGCCGGCTCATCCGGGCAGGAAAGCGACATCGTGCGCGCCCTGCGCAACGGCGCGTCCGACAGCATAAGCCAGACCGGGCAGCAGATCGTCCAGCGCCAGCTCAACATCGCGCCGACGCTCACCATCCGGCCGGGCTTCCCCGTCCGCGTCATCGTCACGCGCGATCTCGTGCTCGAACCCTACGGAGGCTGA
- the trbG gene encoding P-type conjugative transfer protein TrbG: MTPALRKAAPWSAGRPACRIHANPAFRKSGLPLVLLCTSALAGCATSNMPPPEIAYDNAMPAVQATEPPSPVQVVELPKPLPLPGQLKPVGKDGKPVPEAADPTVRVNQANAAARVQPVRDGFINSMQVYPFVNGALYQVYASPGQITDIALQPGEQLVGAGPVAAGDTVRWIIGDTESGAGAARQIHILVKPTRPELLTNLVINTDRRTYHMELRSTPSTYMASVSWQYPQDQLIALRRQNAEAQAAQPVATGIDLARVNFRYDVSGDRAPWRPLRAFDDGRQVFIEFPRGIGQGEMPPLFVVGAEGDTSELVNYRVRGNYMIVDRLFAAAELRFGAGKSQKRVRISRTDGRPAS, from the coding sequence ATGACGCCAGCACTCCGCAAAGCCGCCCCCTGGAGTGCAGGGCGGCCGGCTTGCCGCATCCACGCCAATCCTGCTTTCCGTAAGTCCGGCTTGCCGCTTGTGCTGCTCTGCACCTCGGCGCTCGCCGGCTGCGCCACCAGCAATATGCCGCCGCCCGAAATCGCCTACGACAACGCCATGCCCGCCGTGCAGGCGACCGAACCGCCCAGTCCCGTGCAGGTCGTGGAACTCCCCAAGCCCCTGCCGCTTCCCGGTCAGCTGAAGCCGGTCGGCAAGGACGGCAAGCCCGTTCCCGAAGCCGCCGACCCGACCGTGCGCGTTAACCAGGCCAACGCCGCCGCGCGGGTCCAGCCCGTCCGCGACGGCTTCATCAACTCGATGCAGGTCTATCCCTTCGTCAACGGCGCGCTCTACCAGGTTTATGCCTCGCCGGGGCAGATCACCGACATCGCGCTCCAGCCTGGCGAGCAGCTCGTCGGCGCCGGACCAGTCGCCGCCGGCGACACCGTGCGCTGGATTATTGGCGATACCGAAAGCGGCGCAGGCGCCGCCAGGCAGATCCACATCCTCGTCAAGCCGACGCGGCCCGAACTGCTCACCAACCTCGTCATCAACACCGACCGCCGCACCTACCATATGGAACTGCGCTCGACGCCTTCGACCTACATGGCGTCGGTCTCCTGGCAATATCCGCAGGACCAGCTCATCGCGCTACGGCGGCAGAATGCCGAGGCGCAGGCGGCGCAGCCCGTCGCCACCGGCATCGACCTCGCGCGGGTGAACTTCCGCTACGATGTGAGCGGCGATCGAGCGCCGTGGCGGCCGCTGCGCGCGTTCGATGACGGCCGGCAGGTGTTCATCGAGTTTCCGCGCGGCATCGGCCAGGGCGAAATGCCACCCCTGTTCGTCGTCGGCGCGGAGGGCGACACCTCCGAACTGGTGAACTACCGCGTGCGCGGCAACTACATGATCGTCGACCGGCTGTTCGCCGCCGCCGAATTGCGGTTCGGGGCGGGCAAGTCCCAGAAGCGCGTGCGTATCTCCCGCACCGATGGGAGGCCGGCATCGTGA
- the trbF gene encoding conjugal transfer protein TrbF, translating to MFKRPATHYGKSPQPETPYQRAAQVWDERIGSARVQARNWRFMAFGSLALSMGLSAALVWQSTNGSIVPWVVQVDRLGQAQAVAPATADYQPNDPQIAFYLARFIEQVRSIPADAIIVRQNWLRAYDFTTQSGALALNDYARSNDPFAKVGKQQVAVEVSSVIRASPSSFRIAWIERRYQDGSLASTERWSAILTVAVQPPRDADTLKKNPLGIYVNAINWSKELGQ from the coding sequence ATGTTCAAACGACCCGCTACCCACTACGGCAAATCCCCGCAGCCCGAGACGCCCTATCAACGCGCCGCCCAGGTCTGGGACGAGCGCATAGGCTCCGCCCGCGTGCAGGCCCGCAACTGGCGCTTCATGGCCTTCGGCTCCCTCGCGCTGTCGATGGGCCTTTCCGCCGCGCTGGTCTGGCAATCCACCAACGGCTCGATCGTGCCGTGGGTGGTGCAGGTCGACCGCCTCGGACAGGCGCAGGCCGTTGCGCCGGCGACGGCCGACTATCAGCCGAACGATCCCCAGATCGCCTTCTACCTGGCGCGCTTCATCGAACAGGTCCGCTCGATTCCCGCCGACGCGATCATCGTGCGCCAGAACTGGCTGCGCGCCTACGACTTCACGACCCAGAGCGGCGCGCTCGCCCTCAACGACTACGCCCGGTCGAACGATCCTTTTGCCAAGGTCGGCAAGCAACAGGTGGCGGTCGAGGTGTCGAGCGTTATCCGCGCCTCGCCGTCGAGCTTCCGCATCGCCTGGATCGAGCGCCGCTATCAGGACGGCTCGCTCGCCTCCACCGAACGCTGGTCCGCCATTCTGACTGTTGCCGTGCAGCCCCCGCGCGACGCCGACACGCTGAAGAAGAACCCGCTCGGAATCTACGTCAACGCCATCAACTGGTCGAAGGAGCTTGGACAATGA
- the trbL gene encoding P-type conjugative transfer protein TrbL, with protein MGGTGVIDHFLEVFTSYIDGGFGLLQPEVGFIATTLIVIDVTLAALFWSWGADENIVARLVKKTLFVGVFAYIIGNWNNLARIVFESFAGLGLKASGTSFTVTDLLRPGKVAQTGLDAGRPLLDSISSLMGYWSFFENFIQIVCMLFAWALVLLAFFILAIQLFITLIEFKLTTLAGFVLIPFGLFGKSAFMAERVLGNVISSGIKVLVLAVIIGIGSTLFSEFTTGFGGATPSIDDAMAIVLAALSLLGLGIFGPGIANGIVSGGPQLGAGTAIGTGLAAGGAIAAGAAAAGAAVSGGTALAGGAAAAARGGAALAGGASTAYSLGAAGQTGASAVASGLRNVASAGAQATVSPLKRAAGRAADSLKQSYQSGARSAFAATGGASTAGTIGGEAEAVSQAASTTDGPPAWARRMKRSQQMTHGVQAAAHAVRSGDSHGAGSTVNLSEGD; from the coding sequence GTGGGCGGCACCGGCGTCATTGACCATTTCCTCGAGGTCTTCACCAGCTACATCGATGGCGGCTTCGGCCTTCTGCAACCGGAAGTCGGCTTCATCGCCACGACGCTGATCGTCATCGACGTGACGCTCGCCGCCCTGTTCTGGAGCTGGGGCGCAGATGAGAACATCGTCGCCCGGCTGGTGAAGAAGACGCTGTTCGTCGGTGTTTTCGCCTACATCATCGGCAACTGGAACAATCTCGCCCGTATCGTCTTCGAGAGCTTCGCCGGCCTCGGCCTGAAGGCGTCCGGCACGAGCTTCACTGTCACCGACCTGCTGCGCCCCGGCAAGGTGGCGCAAACCGGCCTCGACGCCGGACGGCCGCTGCTCGATTCCATATCCAGCCTGATGGGCTACTGGTCGTTCTTCGAGAACTTCATCCAGATCGTCTGCATGTTGTTCGCCTGGGCGCTAGTGCTGCTCGCCTTTTTCATCCTCGCCATCCAGCTCTTCATCACCCTGATCGAGTTCAAGCTGACCACCCTGGCCGGCTTCGTGCTGATCCCCTTCGGCCTGTTCGGCAAATCCGCCTTCATGGCCGAACGGGTGCTCGGCAACGTCATCTCGTCCGGTATCAAGGTGCTGGTGCTTGCCGTCATCATCGGCATCGGCTCGACCCTGTTCTCCGAGTTCACCACGGGCTTCGGCGGCGCCACGCCGTCGATCGACGACGCGATGGCGATCGTGCTCGCCGCCTTGTCGCTGCTGGGCCTCGGCATCTTTGGCCCCGGCATCGCCAACGGCATTGTCTCAGGCGGGCCGCAGCTCGGCGCGGGCACCGCGATCGGAACCGGCCTGGCCGCGGGCGGTGCGATCGCGGCCGGCGCTGCTGCCGCAGGCGCGGCTGTTTCCGGCGGCACGGCTCTTGCGGGCGGCGCTGCCGCCGCCGCCCGTGGCGGGGCGGCTTTGGCTGGAGGCGCATCGACCGCCTACAGCTTGGGTGCAGCCGGTCAAACCGGCGCATCCGCCGTCGCATCCGGCCTGCGCAATGTCGCCAGCGCGGGCGCACAGGCCACCGTCTCGCCACTGAAACGCGCCGCTGGCCGCGCCGCCGACAGCTTGAAGCAGAGCTACCAATCCGGCGCGCGCTCCGCCTTCGCTGCGACAGGCGGGGCTTCGACCGCCGGCACGATCGGCGGCGAAGCCGAAGCCGTTTCCCAAGCCGCTTCCACCACCGACGGGCCGCCGGCCTGGGCCAGGCGCATGAAGCGCTCCCAGCAAATGACGCACGGCGTTCAAGCCGCCGCCCACGCTGTCCGCAGCGGCGACAGCCACGGCGCCGGCTCCACCGTCAATCTCTCCGAAGGCGACTGA
- the trbK-alt gene encoding putative entry exclusion protein TrbK-alt, with translation MDGKTLARLGAVVFVAIAVTATAIEMTRKDDRQNSPTAQTRTVTERDPLGAELARCSAMGEAGPRDPSCLRAWDENRKRFLGQSAPAPAPAPAGPATLFPNAPADAAPDDATPAIQAEPSRPEVR, from the coding sequence ATGGACGGCAAGACCCTCGCGCGCCTCGGCGCTGTCGTCTTCGTCGCGATCGCGGTCACGGCGACCGCGATCGAGATGACCCGCAAGGACGACCGGCAAAACAGCCCGACGGCGCAGACGCGCACCGTGACGGAACGCGATCCGCTCGGCGCGGAGCTGGCGCGGTGCAGCGCCATGGGCGAAGCCGGGCCGCGCGATCCGTCCTGCCTGCGAGCGTGGGACGAAAACCGCAAGCGTTTCCTCGGTCAGTCGGCTCCGGCCCCAGCACCCGCGCCGGCGGGACCGGCGACATTGTTCCCGAACGCCCCCGCCGACGCGGCTCCCGACGACGCCACGCCCGCCATTCAGGCGGAGCCCTCTCGGCCCGAGGTGCGCTGA
- the trbJ gene encoding P-type conjugative transfer protein TrbJ — translation MTLPRSRAARLAAALLLAPVALTPMLATPAQAQWTVFDPTNYVQNVLTAARSLQQITNQITSLQNEAQMLINQARNLASLPYSSLQQLQQSVQRTQQLLQQAQNIAYDVQQIDQAFQTKYANVSMSASDTQLIADARTRWQNTVGGLQDAMRVQATVVGNIDTNRTQMSALVGASQSATGALQATQAGNQLLALQAQQLADLTAVIASNGRAQALQSAEQAAAAEQGREQRRRFLTPGTGYQPGNAQMFHGN, via the coding sequence ATGACCTTGCCTCGCTCCCGCGCGGCGCGGCTCGCCGCCGCGCTGCTCCTCGCCCCAGTCGCGCTCACCCCAATGCTGGCGACGCCGGCGCAGGCCCAATGGACCGTGTTCGACCCCACGAACTATGTGCAGAACGTGCTGACGGCCGCCCGTAGCCTTCAGCAGATCACCAACCAGATCACCTCGCTTCAGAACGAAGCGCAGATGCTCATCAATCAGGCCCGAAATCTGGCGAGCCTGCCCTATTCGTCGCTGCAACAGCTTCAGCAGTCGGTGCAGCGCACGCAGCAACTGCTCCAGCAGGCTCAGAACATCGCCTACGACGTCCAGCAGATCGACCAGGCGTTCCAGACCAAATACGCCAATGTGTCGATGTCGGCGTCGGACACGCAACTGATCGCCGACGCCAGGACCCGCTGGCAGAATACGGTGGGCGGTCTGCAAGACGCCATGCGTGTGCAGGCCACGGTCGTCGGCAATATCGACACCAACCGCACGCAGATGTCGGCGCTGGTCGGCGCCAGCCAGTCGGCGACGGGCGCCTTGCAGGCGACACAGGCCGGCAACCAGCTCCTCGCCCTCCAGGCCCAGCAGCTCGCCGACCTCACCGCCGTCATCGCCTCCAACGGGCGCGCGCAGGCGCTGCAATCGGCCGAACAGGCCGCCGCCGCCGAACAGGGCCGCGAACAGCGCCGCCGCTTCCTGACGCCGGGAACCGGCTATCAGCCCGGCAACGCGCAAATGTTCCACGGCAACTGA